A genomic window from Streptomyces sp. NBC_00234 includes:
- a CDS encoding ABC transporter ATP-binding protein: protein MGADTPGRGIIRRAVAGQRRDVVVGSVLGAAHQTGEALVPVLIGLVVDRAVVDPDGGALARWLVVLALVYAMLSFGFRFGARAGERAAEQAAHLLRLDVVRRVLAPHGGAEAGRPAGALVNVATEDARRVGAVNMALTLGIAAVVGVVAGAVLLLRASVPLGLLVLVGAPVLMALGHFLARPLEHRSEAEQERAAHASGVAADLVAGVRVLKGLRAERAAVDRYRHTSRASMAANVRAARAEALQSGLMLTLTGLFIALVALVGARLVLSDSIGLGALVSAVGLALFLPGPIGMLAWVGAEFAKGRASAARIADVLAAPGESTGGTGMVAVPVRGELRLRGLSHDGLTGLDLTVEPGEHLGVVVTDPGHAAALLNCLARRGDPAAGTVELDGIPLTGLDPDSLHAALLVAEHDAQLFDGTLLDNVTAAAPPGADPLPAMTAAAADEVAAALPGGTAAQVGERGRSLSGGQRQRVALARALAADRHVLVVHDPTTAVDAATEARIATGIRTARTGRTTVLVTSSPALLAATDRVVLIDGGTITARATHQDLVRDNSVYRAAVLT, encoded by the coding sequence GTGGGGGCTGACACGCCCGGGCGCGGCATCATCCGCCGCGCCGTCGCGGGGCAGCGCAGGGACGTCGTCGTCGGCTCCGTGCTCGGCGCGGCCCACCAGACCGGCGAGGCACTCGTCCCGGTACTGATCGGTCTCGTCGTCGACCGTGCCGTCGTCGACCCGGACGGCGGGGCGCTCGCGCGCTGGCTCGTCGTCCTCGCCCTCGTCTACGCGATGCTCTCGTTCGGATTCAGGTTCGGTGCCCGAGCCGGTGAACGCGCCGCCGAACAGGCCGCGCACCTGCTGCGCCTGGACGTCGTACGCCGGGTACTGGCACCGCACGGCGGGGCGGAGGCGGGGCGGCCGGCCGGCGCCCTGGTGAACGTCGCCACCGAGGACGCCCGCCGCGTGGGCGCCGTGAACATGGCCCTCACCCTCGGGATCGCGGCCGTCGTCGGCGTAGTCGCGGGCGCGGTGCTCCTGCTGCGGGCCTCCGTCCCGCTCGGGCTGCTCGTCCTGGTGGGCGCCCCGGTCCTGATGGCGCTGGGCCACTTCCTCGCCCGGCCCCTGGAACACCGCAGCGAGGCCGAACAGGAACGGGCCGCCCACGCGTCCGGAGTCGCCGCCGACCTCGTGGCGGGAGTCCGCGTACTCAAGGGCCTGCGCGCCGAACGCGCCGCAGTCGACCGCTACCGGCACACCAGCCGGGCCTCCATGGCGGCCAACGTGCGCGCCGCCCGGGCCGAAGCCCTCCAGAGCGGCCTGATGCTGACGCTCACCGGCCTCTTCATCGCCCTGGTCGCCCTCGTCGGCGCCCGCCTCGTCCTCAGCGACTCCATCGGCCTCGGCGCCCTCGTCTCCGCCGTCGGACTCGCCCTCTTCCTGCCCGGACCGATCGGCATGCTGGCCTGGGTCGGCGCCGAGTTCGCCAAGGGACGGGCGTCCGCGGCCCGGATCGCCGACGTGCTCGCCGCACCCGGGGAGTCCACCGGAGGCACCGGGATGGTCGCCGTGCCCGTACGCGGAGAGCTGCGGCTGCGCGGACTCTCCCACGACGGACTCACCGGACTCGACCTCACCGTCGAGCCGGGCGAACACCTCGGTGTCGTCGTCACCGACCCCGGCCACGCCGCCGCACTCCTGAACTGCCTGGCCCGGCGCGGCGACCCGGCGGCCGGCACCGTCGAACTCGACGGCATCCCCCTCACCGGCCTGGACCCGGACTCCCTGCACGCGGCGCTCCTGGTGGCCGAACACGACGCGCAGCTCTTCGACGGCACCCTCCTGGACAACGTCACCGCCGCCGCGCCGCCGGGAGCCGACCCGCTCCCCGCGATGACCGCCGCCGCGGCGGACGAGGTCGCCGCGGCCCTGCCCGGCGGCACCGCCGCTCAGGTCGGCGAGCGCGGGCGCTCCCTCTCCGGAGGCCAGCGCCAGCGCGTCGCCCTCGCCCGGGCCCTGGCGGCCGACCGCCACGTCCTGGTCGTCCACGACCCGACCACCGCGGTGGACGCCGCCACGGAGGCCCGCATAGCCACCGGCATACGGACCGCCCGGACCGGCCGCACCACCGTGCTCGTCACCAGCAGCCCCGCCCTGCTCGCCGCCACCGACCGCGTCGTCCTCATCGACGGCGGCACGATCACGGCCCGCGCCACCCATCAGGACCTGGTCCGCGACAACTCCGTCTACCGCGCGGCGGTGCTCACATGA
- a CDS encoding S8 family peptidase, whose translation MATHKRARRIKLTAAITAVAAAAGVTLLSTSFAGAAPAPATGTVYGADAATAVSGSYIVMLDEKADKAKLAQEYGGKLKRNYKSAINGFSASGLSKNEAERLAADPAVDKVVQNKKFTINATQDNPPSWGLDRIDQAETAGDKAYTYPDAAGEGVTAYVIDTGVRVTHSDFEGRATSGFDAVDNDDNADDGNGHGTHVAGTIAGAAHGVAKKAKIVAVRVLDDSGSGTTEQVVAGIDWVTANHQGPSVANMSLGGSADPALDAAVQKAIAAGVTFGVAAGNESSDAGEGSPSRVPEAITVASSTVDDEQSSFSNFGSVVDIYAPGSDITSAWNDSDDGTKTISGTSMATPHVVGAAAVYLAGHQDATPEQVATALTEGATPDAISNATQGTANKLLKVVE comes from the coding sequence ATGGCAACTCACAAGCGCGCACGCCGGATCAAGCTGACCGCGGCCATCACCGCGGTGGCGGCGGCAGCCGGAGTCACCCTTCTCTCCACCTCGTTCGCGGGAGCCGCACCGGCACCCGCGACGGGCACGGTCTACGGCGCGGACGCGGCAACAGCCGTCTCCGGCAGCTACATCGTGATGCTGGACGAGAAGGCGGACAAGGCGAAGCTGGCCCAGGAGTACGGCGGCAAGCTCAAGCGGAACTACAAGTCCGCGATCAACGGCTTCTCCGCCAGCGGCCTGTCGAAGAACGAGGCCGAGCGGCTCGCCGCCGACCCGGCCGTCGACAAGGTCGTCCAGAACAAGAAGTTCACGATCAACGCCACCCAGGACAACCCGCCGTCCTGGGGTCTCGACCGGATCGACCAGGCCGAGACCGCCGGTGACAAGGCGTACACCTACCCGGACGCCGCCGGTGAGGGCGTCACGGCGTACGTCATCGACACCGGTGTCCGCGTCACGCACAGCGACTTCGAGGGCCGCGCCACGTCGGGCTTCGACGCCGTGGACAACGACGACAACGCCGACGACGGCAACGGCCACGGCACGCACGTGGCCGGCACCATCGCCGGAGCCGCCCACGGAGTCGCCAAGAAGGCGAAGATCGTGGCGGTCCGGGTGCTCGACGACTCGGGCTCCGGGACCACCGAGCAGGTCGTCGCGGGCATCGACTGGGTCACCGCGAACCACCAGGGCCCGTCCGTCGCCAACATGAGCCTCGGCGGCAGCGCGGACCCCGCGCTCGATGCCGCGGTGCAGAAGGCGATAGCCGCCGGCGTCACCTTCGGGGTGGCCGCCGGGAACGAGTCCAGCGACGCCGGCGAGGGCTCGCCCTCCCGCGTCCCGGAGGCCATCACGGTCGCCTCGTCCACGGTGGACGACGAGCAGTCGTCGTTCTCCAACTTCGGTTCGGTCGTGGACATCTACGCCCCTGGATCGGACATCACGTCGGCGTGGAACGACAGCGACGACGGCACGAAGACCATCTCCGGTACGTCCATGGCGACTCCGCACGTCGTCGGTGCCGCGGCCGTCTATCTGGCCGGACACCAGGACGCCACTCCGGAGCAGGTCGCGACGGCGCTGACCGAGGGGGCCACCCCCGACGCCATCTCCAACGCGACCCAAGGCACCGCGAACAAGCTGCTGAAGGTCGTCGAGTAA
- a CDS encoding ABC transporter ATP-binding protein, whose protein sequence is MTTPPDGRELLPVASAARTRAALRTLVRPDRGRAVAGLGVLIAATAVGLLVQPLLGHVVDIVAEGRPAAALTQPVLLLVLVAVVQGVTTTVGLTQVARLGETVLARLREQFVERVLTLPADRLERAGAGDLTARVTGDVARVAEAVRSALPELARSVLAIVLTLGALALLDVRFLLAALLAVPVQALTARWYVRRAVTLYADHRVANGAQQQQLLETIGGATTVRSHRLERQHTERAAKRSGAAVELTMRAVHLVLGFYGRLHIAEYIGLAAVLVTGFVLVGDGAVSVGTATAAALYFHSLFGPVNAALVLLDDAQSAAAGLARLVGVTDPGGEGTRDAPPAAHLPRQRTTSAAAAAVTVDAVSHAYGTGRPVLHQVSLTLAPGEHVALVGTSGAGKSTLARLVAGVQQPTEGTVHVAGAAEGPSVVLVTQEVHVFTGTLAEDLRLARPAATDEELRTALSTVNALAWAEALPDGLGTVVGEGGHRLDAARAQQLALARLVLADPPVAVLDEATAEAGSAGARDLERSAQQALAGRTALVVAHRLTQAVAADRVVVLDGGRVVESGTHTELRDAGGPYAALWRAWSGSRTAPHP, encoded by the coding sequence ATGACCACGCCCCCCGACGGCAGGGAACTCCTGCCCGTCGCGTCCGCCGCCCGCACCCGGGCCGCGCTGCGCACCCTCGTACGTCCCGACCGGGGCCGGGCCGTCGCCGGACTCGGTGTCCTGATCGCGGCCACCGCCGTCGGCCTCCTCGTCCAGCCGCTCCTCGGTCACGTCGTCGACATCGTTGCCGAGGGCCGCCCCGCCGCGGCGCTCACCCAGCCGGTTCTCCTGCTCGTCCTGGTCGCGGTCGTCCAGGGCGTCACGACGACGGTCGGGCTGACCCAGGTGGCCCGCCTCGGCGAGACCGTCCTGGCCCGGCTGCGCGAGCAGTTCGTCGAACGCGTCCTCACCCTCCCCGCCGACCGGCTGGAACGCGCCGGGGCCGGCGACCTCACCGCCCGCGTCACCGGCGACGTCGCCCGGGTCGCCGAAGCCGTCCGCTCCGCCCTGCCCGAACTGGCACGCTCGGTCCTCGCGATCGTCCTCACCCTCGGGGCGCTGGCCCTGCTGGACGTACGGTTCCTGCTCGCGGCCCTCCTCGCCGTCCCCGTACAGGCACTCACCGCCCGCTGGTACGTGCGCCGCGCCGTCACCCTGTACGCCGACCACCGGGTGGCCAATGGCGCCCAGCAGCAGCAGCTCCTGGAGACCATCGGCGGCGCCACGACCGTACGGAGCCACCGGCTGGAGCGGCAGCACACCGAGCGGGCGGCCAAGCGCTCCGGCGCCGCCGTCGAGCTGACGATGCGCGCGGTCCACCTCGTGCTTGGCTTCTACGGGCGCCTCCACATCGCCGAGTACATCGGCCTGGCGGCGGTCCTGGTCACCGGGTTCGTACTGGTCGGCGACGGTGCCGTGTCGGTGGGTACGGCCACGGCCGCCGCCCTCTACTTCCACAGCCTGTTCGGGCCGGTCAACGCCGCGCTCGTGCTGCTCGACGACGCCCAGTCGGCGGCGGCCGGACTCGCCCGGCTCGTCGGAGTGACCGACCCCGGCGGCGAGGGGACGCGGGACGCCCCGCCGGCCGCCCACCTCCCGCGGCAGCGGACGACGTCCGCCGCGGCGGCGGCCGTCACCGTCGACGCGGTCAGCCACGCCTACGGCACCGGACGCCCCGTACTGCACCAGGTGTCGCTGACCCTGGCACCCGGCGAGCACGTCGCGCTGGTCGGCACCAGCGGGGCCGGGAAGTCCACGCTGGCCCGGCTGGTGGCCGGCGTCCAGCAGCCCACCGAAGGAACCGTCCACGTCGCGGGCGCCGCCGAGGGCCCCTCCGTCGTCCTGGTCACCCAGGAGGTCCACGTGTTCACCGGCACCCTCGCCGAGGACCTCCGGCTGGCCCGGCCCGCCGCCACCGACGAGGAACTGCGCACAGCGCTGTCCACCGTGAACGCCCTGGCCTGGGCCGAGGCCCTGCCCGACGGGCTCGGCACGGTCGTCGGCGAGGGCGGCCACCGCCTCGACGCCGCCCGCGCCCAGCAACTCGCCCTCGCCCGGCTCGTCCTGGCCGACCCACCGGTCGCCGTGCTCGACGAGGCCACCGCCGAGGCGGGCAGCGCGGGCGCCCGCGACCTGGAGCGCTCCGCGCAACAGGCCCTCGCCGGACGGACCGCGCTCGTCGTCGCCCACCGGCTCACCCAGGCCGTGGCCGCCGACCGGGTCGTCGTGCTCGACGGCGGCCGGGTCGTCGAGAGCGGCACGCACACCGAACTCCGCGACGCGGGCGGGCCGTACGCCGCCCTGTGGCGGGCCTGGTCCGGCAGCCGGACCGCACCGCACCCCTGA
- a CDS encoding nuclear transport factor 2 family protein, whose amino-acid sequence MTEPSPAVAAAIDGELRLLDPVVRASADLLVSLLHPEFREIGTSGRLWNRDSIIAALTAVDAPSPGPLTASRMRGVQLCTDLVHLTFDTESKGLHSHRSSLWRLTGDGWLLFFHQATPYVDDPFAEV is encoded by the coding sequence GTGACTGAACCGTCGCCCGCCGTGGCAGCAGCCATCGACGGAGAGCTGCGGCTCCTCGATCCGGTGGTCCGTGCCTCCGCGGACCTCCTTGTCTCCCTGCTCCACCCCGAGTTCCGCGAGATCGGCACCAGTGGACGGCTCTGGAACCGGGATTCGATCATCGCCGCCCTGACCGCCGTCGACGCCCCGAGCCCCGGCCCGCTGACGGCGTCACGGATGCGGGGCGTCCAGCTCTGCACCGACCTCGTGCACCTCACCTTCGACACCGAGTCCAAGGGCCTGCACTCCCACCGCAGTTCCCTGTGGCGGCTGACCGGGGACGGCTGGCTCCTCTTCTTCCACCAGGCCACGCCGTACGTCGACGATCCGTTCGCCGAGGTCTGA